GGGCTGGCTCAACAACTGGCAATACGCCAACGACATACCGACGAATCCGTTCCGGGGGGCCATGACCCTGCCGCGCGAACTGAAGATCGTGCAGATGAAAAAGGGCTACGAGCTTCGGCAGGAGGTGGTGAAGGAAATCCGTCCGCTCGCGTCGGACAGCTTTCAGTGGCGCGGGCTCGACACCAAAGAATTAAACCGCAGCCTGGACTCAAACCGCATTAAAGGCGATGTTTACGTGCTGACGTTCGAAGCGGAGGTGACGGGCGCGGCTTCGGGCGATGTGGGGGTTAAAGTGCGGAAAGGCGGGGGCGAAGAAACGCTGATTGGTTACAACACCGCCCGTCAGGAAGTGTACGTAGACCGCACACGCTCCGGCAAAACCGATTTTAAAAAAGAGTTTAGCGGGCGGTTTGTGGCCCCGTTGAAGCGGGAGGATCTGGCGAATGGCCGGATCAAAATGCAGATTTTTGTGGACCGCTCGTCGGTCGAGGTGTTTGTCAATGACGGTCAGGTCACCTCAACGAATCTGATCTTTCCCAAACCCGACAGCCAGGGCTTCGAGTTTTTCGGCGACGGTTTTCGGGCGGTCACCATCCGGAATATTGAATCGGTCTGGCCGTAAGTAAGAAACTTGTCTTAAACCCACTCTGCCATGAAATTCATTCTGCTCGTTTTCGGGCTTCTGGTTAGCCCGTTTTTGTATGCCCAGCGGTCTGCTGCGGAAAAAGCCGTATTAGCGGTTGAGCAGCAACGGTTTGACGCGCAGGTTACCCGCAATTATGCCGTCCTGGAAAACGTGCTGGGCGATGATCTGGTCTACAACCATTCGAACGGGTTGCAGGACACCAAGGAGTCGTACATTCAGGCGCTCAAAGACGGCAAACAGCGCTACGAAGCCATTGGTGTTCAGGAGCAAAAGATTCAGATACACGGCAACACGGCAATTATCAGCGGTATTTGTCTCGTCCGGGCAACCAACAACGGGCAAACCATTAATTCCAAACTGCGCTACCTCGACGTGTATGTCAAGAAAGGTCCACAGTGGCAGATGGTGGCCTGGCAATCACTGAAATTACCGGATTGACGGTTTGGATACCTGACCAAGGCTACAAATGAAACATCTGTTACTAGTGATTGGGTTGTGCTGGCTAAGCGGATCAGCGTACGGACAGCAGGTGGAAGTTGATGGAGGCATTTGGACCGAGCCAGACATGACAGAACCGCAGTACCCGGGTGGAATGAAAGCGTTGGGGGCCTACATCAAAAAGAACCAGCGCCATCCGAAAGCGGCTCGGGAAAACGGCATTCAGGGGCAGGTATTGGTTCGTTTTTGCATTAATTCATTGGGGTACGTTCCTGATTCAACGGTTCGAGTACTGAGAGGTATTGGTTACGGCTGTGATGAGGAAGCCGTTCGATTAGTAAGATGCATGCGCAGGTGGAAACCCGCAACAGCATCGGGAAAACCGTATGCGGTAATCTATCATATTCCAATCCTTTTCCCACCCAGGCCATAAAAAAGGCACCGCGTGGAAGCCGACGGTGCCTTTAAACAATCCTAATCAAGAAAAATTTTAGACGGAGAAGCTTTCTCCGCAGCCGCAGGTCCGGCTGGCGTTCGGGTTTTTAAACTGGAACCCTTTGCCGTTCAGGCCGTCGGAAAAATCCAGTTCGGTGCCAGCCAGGTAGAGCAGACTCTTGCGGTCGACGTAAATTTTAATGCCTTTATCTTCCACAATGTGGTCGTTGGGTTGCTGAGCCGTATCAAATTGCAGATCGTACATCAGACCCGAGCAACCGCCACCCTGAACCGCCACGCGAATGGCGTAGTCGTCGTTCAGGCCATCTTTCTGGCGAAGTTCAATAATTTTATCTTTGGCTTTATCCGTTACCGAAACCATAGCAGTACGTAGTATTTAATCACTAAGGTAAAAACCGCAGGCCGAAAAGAAAAGTTTCTTCAAAAACTCCGCTGAACTCCTTTACTCTCTGCTCAACTCTGCGAAATAACTAGTTAACTTGGGCGAAAGAACGAATGCTGTTTCGCGGAGCTAAGCGAAGAGCAGCGGAGGTAAGCAGAGAACATGATGACGAATGTAGAGCATATTGGCATTGCGGTAAAGAGTCTGGTGGAGGCCAATACCTTGTTTACAAAGTTGTTGGGCGAAAAACCGTACAAAAGCGAAGCCGTTGAATCGGAGGGCGTGACCACCTCGTTTTTCAAAGTCAACCAGACCAAGATCGAACTGCTGGAAGCCACGCGGCCCGACAGCCCAATCGCGAAGTTTCTGGAAAAAAAGGGCGAGGGTATCCATCACCTGGCGTTCGAGGTCTCGGACATTCACGCTGAAATCGAACGCCTGAAAGCCCAGGGCTTTACTCCTCTGAATGAAACCCCCAAACGGGGCGCCGATAACAAACTCGTCTGTTTTCTGCACCCCAGGGAAACGAACGGGGTTCTGGTGGAGTTGTGTCAGGAAATTAGACCGTCCTGAATGGGGAGTAAACGGATTGATGAATTAACCGATATTTGATTATGCTAAAGCGTGTTTCCATCCAGAATTTTAAAAGCCTGAAAGACGTTACACTCGATCTTCAGAAAGTTAATCTATTGATTGGGCCTAATAATTCGGGCAAGACGAATTTTCTAAAGGCGCTGGAGTTTTTCAAGATAACGGGTGTACAATCTCAAAAGATTATGGATCTTGAGTCTGTTTCTTACAAGCATCAAAGAGTGAAAATCAAGTATGAATTCGATTTTGTTCAGAGTCCGAATGGATACATGACTCGAAAATTTGGTAAAAAAGATAGAGAAAATTACCATTATATTCAAACTGCTGAAATAAAAGATAGCGACTCTTATTTATTTGTAGAATGGAAAGATGATTATTGGTTTACTAATGAATTGGGAGAAACGACAAGTTTTCAAGCCTACGAGAGAGATAGGGGTGAGTTTTTCGATTATATATCGACCAAGATTTTTAGGCCAGACCCATCAAAACTCACTCAAACTGTCGAGTTCTCGGCAGATGAAACAACGTTATCATCT
This Larkinella insperata DNA region includes the following protein-coding sequences:
- a CDS encoding energy transducer TonB — protein: MKALGAYIKKNQRHPKAARENGIQGQVLVRFCINSLGYVPDSTVRVLRGIGYGCDEEAVRLVRCMRRWKPATASGKPYAVIYHIPILFPPRP
- a CDS encoding nuclear transport factor 2 family protein → MKFILLVFGLLVSPFLYAQRSAAEKAVLAVEQQRFDAQVTRNYAVLENVLGDDLVYNHSNGLQDTKESYIQALKDGKQRYEAIGVQEQKIQIHGNTAIISGICLVRATNNGQTINSKLRYLDVYVKKGPQWQMVAWQSLKLPD
- the mce gene encoding methylmalonyl-CoA epimerase → MMTNVEHIGIAVKSLVEANTLFTKLLGEKPYKSEAVESEGVTTSFFKVNQTKIELLEATRPDSPIAKFLEKKGEGIHHLAFEVSDIHAEIERLKAQGFTPLNETPKRGADNKLVCFLHPRETNGVLVELCQEIRPS
- a CDS encoding HesB/IscA family protein, with the protein product MVSVTDKAKDKIIELRQKDGLNDDYAIRVAVQGGGCSGLMYDLQFDTAQQPNDHIVEDKGIKIYVDRKSLLYLAGTELDFSDGLNGKGFQFKNPNASRTCGCGESFSV